From one Culex quinquefasciatus strain JHB chromosome 3, VPISU_Cqui_1.0_pri_paternal, whole genome shotgun sequence genomic stretch:
- the LOC119770786 gene encoding uncharacterized protein LOC119770786 — translation MEHEVVDKAREVKKAGNIYIPGEPKVAFVMRICGIIIKLNKVTKNLLRITAPTSPGACLSSPSTDTTESRLRTSSRDRADAACRVQASTLRPVTGASTTTTAKTETLATARKRSMS, via the coding sequence ATGGAGCATGAGGTGGTGGACAAGGCGCGCGAGGTTAAGAAGGCCGGAAACATCTACATTCCGGGCGAGCCGAAGGTTGCCTTCGTCATGCGTATCTGTGGTATCATTATCAAGCTGAACAAAGTCACCAAGAACTTGCTGCGTATCACCGCCCCGACATCACCTGGGGCTTGCTTAAGTTCGCCAAGCACCGATACAACCGAATCCCGACTACGGACTTCTTCGCGTGATCGAGCAGATGCTGCGTGCCGCGTACAAGCCTCAACACTCCGACCTGTGACTGGCGCAAGTACAACCACTACGGCGAAGACGGAGACTTTGGCAACCGCAAGG